tgtgtgtgtatatctatgtgtgcgtgtgattacCTGTGGCTCCTCCACACAGGTGTTTTCCAACACCAACCACGGGCAGCCTCTTGTCCTGAAGGAGCGGGaccttacctacacacacacaaacacgtacacacgcacacacatttataccTTCATGTCactcaagcatgtacacacagcaaacacagtcACACCTTTACACGTTATACACATGCAactgaacgtgcacacacacgcagactcacacAGCAAAATGAGTCTTGTTCATAAAATGTTAGAAGACTGAAGTGTAATTTTCTATTGACTCAGgttcagtcacagacacagacacagacacacacacacacacactgtaaatgagTGTAAATGTGCCATGTTAATAAAATGTTAAGGAAAGAGTGAAATGAAAACATGGTATTTGTTTATAGGTCCATACATgtagttatttgtgtgtgtgtgtgtgtgtgtgtgttactcactcaGGTCCAAGTGCTGAATGTCCACCTGTAGCCTCTCAAACGTGCAGTCTGATCCCTTATTTTTGccatccacctttacacacacacacacacagacacagacacagacacagacacagacacacacacacacacacacacacacacacacacacacacacacacacacacacacacacctcagttacCTCACTTTTGGCTGAGTTTCCGTGTGTAGTGTGGAATCAGAGGATGATATTGTAatatgaatagtgtgtgtgtgggggtggtggacgtgacgccttgttttttcgtaacattggttaaaaacctacaaaacagttatttttcctttaaaaaacaaatgtcaatgaaagaagatgtgatacattatgtttcatattactcttagatgagaagaaatatttttgttaagatttatgtaaaggtttatatgtcaaatatcctgcggtgtgactgtaacattaatgaaacctggaatattatatatatataaattaaccaacaacatttgaataatgtatgaagcatttggcatgattgcataaatattaacttaatattaagatatgtgaatgtgaaaaaaactcaagacagtaatattaactacaagttcaatttcgtaacacaaattgcgtcctgtggggtgacatgtatgtcagtgtttgtgaacgggcagctgcaaggccaactacaagggtcttaaagactggctcctaaccagtcagtacctcagttattggagagtgctttggaagtttaaggtgactattaacctcttaatatgtcttcatattgcaatgtttctgtcacgcaatgcttaggttcattttattgtgtcctgtggtgtgactgctcttatagaaggaaaaaaagttttttataaatgaaaacacatattgagATCAAACACAATATCAtcatcaagttagcatgagctgaGATGTCagccatgtatacaaaaggattaaaatggccataataaaGTGAACTTCcagtggtgcgacttcattttcctgcggtgtgacatgcctatgcaatgtgctgatgcaggacacatcttctcaaaaatggcaaaaatcaggcaaaatgACTAGTGCTTTATTTTTCgtaattttttttccaatttttttcaatcaattttttcaggaattggaaaaactttttttttttttggcgttacgcccttaaacgtcaaccacccgtgtatgtgtgtgtgtgtgagaaagagagaggtgtacCTTGAAGCGTGTGGTGCTCCTTTCCACCAGTAGGAAGTGGAggttgtcttgtgtttcttgagtGGCGGCAGCGTGTATCCAATGGGAGAGCTTGCCCCGCCCAGCTCCGAACTCAACCACACACCTCTTggagcccagcacacacacacgctccatgtTGCCTAGTAGAGatgcctgaaacacacacagacacacacaccatgaacacctgtgtgtgcatgtataatgCCTGAATGACCACAATTAACACTTCAGAGACACCGTTTCCTCCATGGgcactagcgtgtgtgtgtgtgtgtgtgtgtgtgtgtgtgtgtgagtgtgagtgtgtgtgtgtgtgtgtacctgctgctTGAGGTGTTTGAGGGCAGAATCTCCATTCTTGGGGTCGTTGAGGGCGTCATGTAAGGCATCGTGGGAAAGAACACTCTGCCTGTGGCTCACATTCAGACCTGacaacacatacgcacatgcacacgcacacacactattgagaacacaacaagacaaaacattcaaacctcacacacacttactagtCAGAACACTCTGCCTGCgtatcaaacatacacacacgttgtGACATCTGAATTATAGGCAAGAAtggtctgacgtgtgtgtgtgtgtgtgtgtgtgtgtgtgtgtgtgtgtgtgtgtgtgtgtgtgtgtgtgtgtgtgtatgtgtgtgtgtgacatacctTTGACGGCCTGTCTGAGTTTCTGAAGTAGTCTGTCCATCTTCTCAGCAGAGTAGTCTGCCAGaggcacctgacacacacacacacacacacacacacacacacacagcattatcgCTAGAATGAACGATCAAATTTAGTACTGGGTATCTTTgagcttcacacaaacacacacacgcacaattaccTCGTCTGAAACAGTGTCCTCATCACAAACTGGCCCAGTGTTAATGTCTTTGACAAAATAcacctgagagaaagagagagagagagagaggcagtgagaggagGTCGTGGTTGgcatcagtaggcctattctaGTTAAGTtacattgacatacatgtgtttagtgtgtgtgtgtgtgtgtgtgtgtgtgtgtgtgtgtgtgtgtgtgtgtgtgtgtgtgtgtgtgtgtgtgtgttcttacaggtTTGGGTTTCTCTTTTGAGTTGCACTTCTTCAGGTGCTTTGCCAAACTGTCCTCATACACTGTGCTGTGAGTGACAGAATGTTAACAGTCAATGaccgtgaaacacacacacacacacacacaaacacacacacacacacacacacacacacacacacacacacacacacacacacacacgatgacatTGCAATGGTTCTTGGAGTGAAAGATCTTGTATGCTGCAGAGCCTGTACAAAAGCATGATAATGATGATAGTGACATGCTTACTGTTTGGGGTCCAGAGGACAAGGGATTCTcttcctgtcaccccctgcaTCCTAGTCAATAACAAAACAACACATGAAGAAGGGTCAGCAGGAAAATCAGATGTCCTCGCGCTTCTGTATCTGAGTTTTGGCATTGTTTACAACGCAGCAAAGCGCACTTACGGAGTTAGCGTGCTCCCCACAGTATGTTTTACCGCTACCAGCCACCATTTTACAGTATCGTTTCTTCCTTTCCACAAAATAGGCACATCTGCCAGGTAGAGGTCCAGCCACGCCATCTGCCACAACGGTAGCCTCCATGTTCTTCTCGGCACATGTATTAGACGTCATCGATGAAAACTGAAAACAAAGCGCGTGGCTAGCGGTTGCCAACAGTAACAGTTACAGCAAACAGAAAGCTCTGCGAGAAGTAAAAGGCCATATTAGACATTGACAAGTAATGGTGCATATGGACACATTTCGTGCTATTTAAATATGTGGTTAGTCTTCAAACAAGGGTTAAAACGACCAAGAAATCACATTTTATTCTCTTCCAAAACATCGGTTGCTTCCAGACAGCGCATATGAGTGACGTGTTCGTAACTTCCGCCTTTCAACATTCGTCCACAACGGCCATTCGCGGGACAGAGGCGCCAAACTCGAATATGTTACAGATTTACTAAACGAATCGGTGCTGTTCAATCATTTTTGTGCATACTTTCGGAGAATATGAAACAACGATGACGGAGATACTATTCAACAAGAGGTTACAAGTGCAAATTAAATGTAAAGACAGCGACGACAGGTATGTAATGTCAGCTTTGTTGTCTACTGTGTTAGCTTCCTAGCTCGATGTTGCCAAGCCCAGTTGCTCTCATCAGGAGTTCATCCATTCCGTCGTGACAGGTTCTTTCACCTGCAGCTGTTTAAAGGCCCCAATCACAGCAGGCACACTGACTGTTTCTGGCTGCTTGTCATCAAATGTATTTCATGCACTAGTTTTGACTGGTCACTAACTTATGCATGAACTCTTTGCACTTTGTTTTGCAGGCGTTCTACTATCCGATTATCTGTTGAGCTCCAGTTTACTTCTAATCCGATTCCAAAAAGGGTAAGTATGAAACTCTCTTTCCTCTGAAGATGCCTTtgattgtacctgtacaatgacaatacattcattcattcattgatcaCCAATGAGGCTGATCAGTGATTAGATGTCAGGCTTGAAGCAGGTCGCTAGGTAAGCCTCTGCAACAGCCCATTGCGACGCCAGGTGCTTAATGGCGACCATCGATGCAAacggcattgcattacattagttctacattacatttagctggcgcttttatccaaagcaacttacagttatagAGTTAGTCAAGCACAGggcaattggttacagtccctgtagcagtcaggatttaggtgccttgcccaatggcacctcagccatggagtgaggtagggagtggaatggtgggatttaaacctacaaccctctgatctaaagagcATCTGCTTAACCACTAGGCTGCGGTCACCCCACTAGACCATGGCAACCTCACCCGTATGAGAGGATGCATGTCGAGTGAAACAGGGTGTATAATGATGCAGACCTGTACCTGTTTGTGCCCGTTGTCTACAGGAGTTGGATGCTAAATGTGGTGACCAGAAATGCAGAACTGCGCATGTGTGCCTGCTGTCACAGTGATCTAGAACTAAAACTGTGAATTTATCatacagtgatgtgtgtgtgtgtgtgtgtgtgtgtgtgtgtgtgtgtgtgtgtgtgtgtgtgtgtgtgcgcgtgcgtgtccgcAGGAGCTGCTGGTACGCCTGACTGATGATGCGGACCTTTTCTTCCTCTACAACCTCTCCATCTCAGAAGAGGACTTCCAGAGGTAATCAGAAGAGGGCTAGATGTGTTTAGAATACTAGACACTAATGATCAGAATACCAGATGAGATATAAATGAAAGTAATCAGGTTGATCAGTTGGAGGCCTGGCCACATGAAGCATCTACATAACTTGATCAGGAGgacaacacacaaacagtgaAGAAGACTATGAGGACTATTGTTTAGTACTCTGGATGATCAGGACAGGAGACCATATGAAGACTAGCACTAGCAGTGATCAGGAGAGAGTTCGCACAAAGATCTACTTTAGCTATCTAAAGATCATGAAGACAAGATGAATGACTAATTTAGTTTACTAGACACTGTGATCAGGACACCACATGAAGATTTAATGTATTTAAACACAACTGATAAGTATGTGGTTATTATACTCAGTGATGTAACATCTACTTTTACACCTACTAATCTTAGATCCACATCTACATGGCATCTAATTTATGTAAACAGCTAATgtattgccgtgtgtgtgtgtgtgtgtgtgtgtgtgtgtgtgtgtgtgtgtgtgtgtgtgtgtgtgtgtgtgtgtgtgtgtgtgtgtgtgtgtgtgtgtgtgtgtgtgtgtgtgtgtgtgtgtgtgtgtgtgtagtctgaagGTACAGCAGGGGCTGTTGGTGGATTTCTCTTCGTTCCCCCAGAGATTTACAGAGCTACTGCAGCAGTGTCTTACTGAACAGGACAAGGACaaccccaggtacacacacacgcgcgcacacacacacacacacacacagacctactgcAGCAATGCCATGGTGAAATGCACGAGGACAACTATAGGTACACGGACATcgttcgcacacgcacacgcacacgcacacacacacacgcacacacgcacacacacacacgcacacacacacacgcacacacgcacacacacacacacagtcatagctGCTACATTAGTGTCTCTGAAAAGGATAATGACAACATGATGTTCTGACCTACAAGTTGAGCAATTGTTTATAAAAAAAGTAAATTCCTGTGGTTCTTCACTAGAACTTAAGTGGTTCCTGTGGTTCCATCCCCTGCAGGttcctgctgcagctgctgtgtgCGTCCTCATTGGACCATGGGCCCGCCAGTCTTAACGTGGTGGAGACCAACCCCTTCAAGCACCTCACTCACCTGTCACTCAAACTGCTGCACGGCAACGACACGCAGATCAAGACCTTCCTGGCAAACTGCTTATCAACCATGaaggtgaatacacacacacacacacacacacacacacacacacacactgattgacaCCTTCTTCCCATGACTTTACTAGGGCTGTCCGcaaataatcgactaatcgttggtCGACCAAAAAAAATTCTAGTCGACCGAACCCATTGGTCGcagcggagaaaaaaaaaaaaaaaagcgtctcGTCAAAGTGCTTTCAGGACTCTTAACTTGAAGGGCGTGACAAAGGAAGACGTGTTGGTGATTTGTTTGACAAGGATAGAAGTTATGTTGATCATGTTTGGAAGGAGCTCTAAAACATGGGATTGtttttgaaaaggatacagatcaattagtcggagtaaatgacgacctttggtcgaccaacaaaatccttggtcgtggacagccctaGACTTTACATACACTcaaaaaacattcacacacagtgacacacacatgcagtggcaTGACCTGCCTCGCTACCATGAAGgtgaacgtacacacacatgcacaaatgcttcAGTACACCATTctcacactggtgtgtgtgtgtgtgtgtgtgtgtgtgtgtgtgtgtgtgtgtgtgtgtgtgtgtgtgtgtgtgtgtgtgtgtgtgtgtgtgtgt
This is a stretch of genomic DNA from Engraulis encrasicolus isolate BLACKSEA-1 chromosome 6, IST_EnEncr_1.0, whole genome shotgun sequence. It encodes these proteins:
- the trmt13 gene encoding tRNA:m(4)X modification enzyme TRM13 homolog is translated as MEATVVADGVAGPLPGRCAYFVERKKRYCKMVAGSGKTYCGEHANSDAGGDRKRIPCPLDPKHTVYEDSLAKHLKKCNSKEKPKPVYFVKDINTGPVCDEDTVSDEVPLADYSAEKMDRLLQKLRQAVKGLNVSHRQSVLSHDALHDALNDPKNGDSALKHLKQQASLLGNMERVCVLGSKRCVVEFGAGRGKLSHWIHAAATQETQDNLHFLLVERSTTRFKVDGKNKGSDCTFERLQVDIQHLDLSKVPLLQDKRLPVVGVGKHLCGGATDLALRCLLERSSSAAAAADDDDDDDDAEEQPASKRLRGEAGHVDLSAWQPRVIGVCIALCCHHRCDWRSYVGQDFFKGRGLGPAEFRAFTRMSSWATCGMTANHRAGQTEGKGVTEGPDKRQVEEEQEEEHEEEEMENIPESLSSMSVQERERIGRLCKRLIDEGRVQYLKSRGQETGLSCYIGDDITLENTLLTAVPEPSL